In Bacteriovorax sp. Seq25_V, the following are encoded in one genomic region:
- a CDS encoding PEGA domain-containing protein, whose translation MLKKISAAVIALVIFTGCAGVIKGTSQTVTFTSEPSGAEVIIDGTSRGMTPLTVKLKKNMYDTIIIKKDGYNSVTKPLEKVYDATALLNIFWDLSTTDLITGAAYEYEPNSYHVRLEKESNK comes from the coding sequence ATGTTAAAAAAAATTAGTGCCGCAGTAATTGCTTTAGTTATCTTTACCGGTTGTGCTGGAGTAATTAAGGGAACAAGTCAGACCGTTACTTTTACATCTGAACCATCTGGTGCGGAAGTTATTATTGATGGTACTTCACGCGGTATGACACCTTTAACAGTAAAACTTAAAAAAAATATGTATGACACGATTATTATAAAGAAAGATGGTTATAATTCAGTAACAAAGCCTCTTGAAAAAGTTTACGATGCGACAGCGCTACTTAATATCTTTTGGGATTTAAGTACAACAGATTTAATTACTGGTGCCGCTTATGAGTATGAGCCAAACTCTTACCATGTGAGACTAGAGAAAGAATCAAATAAGTGA